In Tautonia rosea, the genomic window CGGGTCCGACAAGCGCTTCGGTGTAGACCGTCGGTAGGGCTCCCAGGGGGCCGACCAGGCCGAGAAACGCGGTGGTCAGCTTAGGAGGCGTCTCCATCGCCGACCGCTCCGAAGCGACACCGATTGACTCCGCAGGATTGGCTGGTGGGTATGGGGGGCGACCGTCGATCCCCGTGATCGCGCTGGGAGGAAACGAGAGCGAGAGATGAGCCAGGAACCGGACCGCCTCCCGGGCGGGCGGCCCGTCGTGTCCGATCGGGAGGCGGCCCGACGGTGCTCCAAGTTGCTCGAGCAATCGGACGGCTTGAAAGAAGTCAAACGGTGTGGGATCGGTGAATAGCCGATCGCTTAGAGCAGGGTCCGATCGCCGCTGCGCGGTGCCCATCGCTTCCAAACTCCCTCTTGCTGCTTGCGCCGTGCGATCAGTCGGGTGAATGAGTTGACCGTGACATATGATCCGAAAAACCGTTCCAGCACGCAGGCCATCAGAAACGCAGAGGCTCCGGAGTAAGCCGACTCATCGAAGGTCAATTCGACCTCGATCCCCAGGCTCACAGCCCTTCCCAGGCGGTTACCAGTCCTCCCAGCAATGCGACGGCTGGAGACTCCTATGATCCCACCGATATGCTTACGAGTTACGGCTGAATCCGCGAAGTCGTAAGCGGCCAGGAGTTCACGGAGGGCCTCGATCCCTGGCTCCGATTCGGTCAGTGAGAGGTGATTCAAGGCCAGCCCCGAGATGGCTCTCCACTGGGTGTTGCGCCCCAATGGAGGACGCAGAGTCTTGGTGGGGCGAGTCAACAACCGGACACGACCGACTGGGGCTTCGGCCTCCAGCGAGACAACATCCTGATCTCCTCCAAAGGGTAATCGGGCGGGGATGTCTCGGTTACAGCAGGTTAGGTAGGCGGTCACCTTCTCGGTGGAGGGAGTCGTCGGGGAGAACGACGGGTCAACGAAGGTCAGTTCGACGTCGGTGCCCGCATCTCCCGACCTGAGCGAAGGCTGTCGCCGGGAGAACCAGTATGCTTGGGGCCCTCGCTCGCGGTCGGCGTGCCGCAGGGCGTAGAACGGCCGGTAGCTGACCGAGTCGTTGAGATAGGAGCCAACACTTTCTACCCGGTCGACCGAGTAGATCTCGAAACTCAAGGGATGATTAACGTCGGGGACCAGGCGATACTCGCTCCTCAGGCGATCGAGCCGAACTGGCTCGGCAACCTTTTTGAACAGGTTGACCGCAGGGGAGCATCCCAGGCGAAAGTTCTCGGGCCGAATCGTGATATCCGTATGTGGTGGCTGATCAAGGAAGAACATCACCTCGACCGGCCCGACGAATCCGGTTCTACAGAGCCGGTCGAGTCCCGTGAGGTCGAAAAACTGAAATTTCAAGGGAAACGCGAAATACTCCTGGAGCAGCCGGTAGCCGGGGAAAGATCGCTCGGGATAGGGAACCATGCCATCAGAACATTCGAACCCAACGGGTTCGACGGCGTTGGGGCCGAGAGGGATCGTCTGCTCCTCTCCCGAAGTTGTTCGACCCCGAAGCCAGATCGCAACCAATCGATTGAAGAGCGCTTCGTAGAGCGTCGAAGGAACCGGCTCGCCACCATCGAGAAAGAACCGGAGACGATCAAATCCTTCAAGGCTTCTCCAGTCTCCGGCCGCCGCGCACCGAAGCTCAAGGCTAATCATTGCCACCGATCCCACCGGCTTTCCTGCGATGGTGACTCGGTCTGGCAAGACCGTGGCAGACTCAACCGCAACCGGCCAGAGCCAGGCCGGATAGACGGTCTGAAACTGGCATCGCACGCCATCGAGGGGGCGAGAGACAACGCGGGAACCGCGCTCGATTTCGTATCCAGCAACGATCTTGGACGGATCCGTTGTGGGAGAGAACTGGACTATCGTCATGGAGGGGATCGGTCGCTGGTAGTGAGGGTAAAGGACTTCCAGCAGGGCGTCGGTCAGCTCCGGGTAGGTGTCGTCGATCTTTTTGCGCAAGCGAGCCGCGAGGAACGCGAACGCTTCAAGAAGGCGTTCCACATGGGGGTCCGCACATCGGCCCGCCTCCAGCATCAGGAGTTCGGCGACTTGAGGATGAGCCTGTGCGAACTCAGCCCCCATCTCACGGATGAAGGCAAGTTCACGATTGTAATAATTGAGAAAGTCGTCGTTCATGGCAGCCCATGATCAATCCTTCGCCAAGGGAAGAACGAAAGTGGGGCGGTCTTCGTTCGAGAACAAGGCACGACGTCAAATTGTGGTCCAATGGCCCCAGAGGTCGAGCCGGCCAGGAATCGAACCGCCTGGATCGATTGAACCTGAACGAGGACAGATGGGAAAACGACTGGGCTATTAATTTAATGAAAACCTAGGTTATTCGCAAATTCGATAATAACGCTCGTCTTTCTCAAGAAGGAGATCGAGGCTGAATGCAAGTTATGTGTCCTCACCGTTGACAATGAATGCTTTGTTGCCGAGCTGAAGAACCGTGTCGAAAATAACGGGTTCGGGAGCAGGGTCGACGCGAAGAATGGCTTCAATGCGATAGTGTAAAGAGCCGAGCGTATTGTCTTGCTTTTGTGGCTCGAAGATCACTCGGACGTTGGAGAGTCTCGGCTCGAAATCGCGAATCACGGATTCGAGCAATTGGGTCAGGCGTTTGCGGGCGTCTGTGTCGCCCGGGCTTACTGACGTGATGTCAGGTAGTCCATAGGTCATTAACGATTGTGAGAGATGGCTCATGCCGGCTGGGGGATCGCCTGGAGTCCGACGTGAATTGAGAAGCCATTCTAAATCGCGGCGCACCTCATTTTTGATGCGTTCGATTTCGCTGGAAACAGTGACACCAACGTCGCTCCCACGGATCAGGTCCGGATTGGTCAAACGATCCCAGAGCGAGTGTTGAAATCGAGGATTGGAATCGCGACCAGCCATCAGAAGACCTTCAATCCGGTCCAGAGGTTCGAGGGGACGGGCCCAATCTCGGGAGAGTTCGCCAGCAATGGCAGTCAATGCCAAAGAGGATTGTGACGACCCATCATCATGAGGATCGGCTTCCCTGGGAAGACAAGGGAAGTCGATCCTCAATCGCC contains:
- the tssF gene encoding type VI secretion system baseplate subunit TssF, yielding MNDDFLNYYNRELAFIREMGAEFAQAHPQVAELLMLEAGRCADPHVERLLEAFAFLAARLRKKIDDTYPELTDALLEVLYPHYQRPIPSMTIVQFSPTTDPSKIVAGYEIERGSRVVSRPLDGVRCQFQTVYPAWLWPVAVESATVLPDRVTIAGKPVGSVAMISLELRCAAAGDWRSLEGFDRLRFFLDGGEPVPSTLYEALFNRLVAIWLRGRTTSGEEQTIPLGPNAVEPVGFECSDGMVPYPERSFPGYRLLQEYFAFPLKFQFFDLTGLDRLCRTGFVGPVEVMFFLDQPPHTDITIRPENFRLGCSPAVNLFKKVAEPVRLDRLRSEYRLVPDVNHPLSFEIYSVDRVESVGSYLNDSVSYRPFYALRHADRERGPQAYWFSRRQPSLRSGDAGTDVELTFVDPSFSPTTPSTEKVTAYLTCCNRDIPARLPFGGDQDVVSLEAEAPVGRVRLLTRPTKTLRPPLGRNTQWRAISGLALNHLSLTESEPGIEALRELLAAYDFADSAVTRKHIGGIIGVSSRRIAGRTGNRLGRAVSLGIEVELTFDESAYSGASAFLMACVLERFFGSYVTVNSFTRLIARRKQQEGVWKRWAPRSGDRTLL
- the tssE gene encoding type VI secretion system baseplate subunit TssE codes for the protein MRIDFPCLPREADPHDDGSSQSSLALTAIAGELSRDWARPLEPLDRIEGLLMAGRDSNPRFQHSLWDRLTNPDLIRGSDVGVTVSSEIERIKNEVRRDLEWLLNSRRTPGDPPAGMSHLSQSLMTYGLPDITSVSPGDTDARKRLTQLLESVIRDFEPRLSNVRVIFEPQKQDNTLGSLHYRIEAILRVDPAPEPVIFDTVLQLGNKAFIVNGEDT